Proteins encoded together in one Coffea arabica cultivar ET-39 chromosome 2c, Coffea Arabica ET-39 HiFi, whole genome shotgun sequence window:
- the LOC140035231 gene encoding 3-hydroxyisobutyryl-CoA hydrolase-like protein 1, mitochondrial isoform X3: MQRVKSASSVLSRYTANNNGGFISRLKRSLSSLSNSPLTDDQENFVLVEGNGASRTAILNRPSVLNALNTSIGARLQKLYSSWEDDPDIGIVQLKGRGRAFCAGGDIVALYNVIRQGNIEQGKEFFWTIYNFIYMLGTYLKPHHALMLMQVALLHGITMGGGAGVSIPGTFRVATDKTVFATPETLIGFHPDAGASFYLSHLPGYLGEYLALTGDKLNGVEMLSCGLATHYSLAAKLPLIEEQLGSLTTDDPSVIEGSLQNFGDLVHPDPTSVVHWIETLDKCFGHDTVEEIIDALESEASRTKDVWSTSTLKKLKDTSPLSLKVSLRSIREGRFQTLDQCLIREYRMSLQGISGKITSDFCEGVRARLVDKDSMPKWNPPSLELVTADMVDEYFSPVTALEPDLELPTKLREAFL, from the exons ATGCAACGAGTGAAATCTGCCTCATCTGTTTTAAGCCGTTATACAGCAAATAATAATGGTGGCTTTATCTCCAGGCTAAAACGAAGCCTTTCTTCTCTGTCCAACAGTCCCCTCACCGATGATCAGGAAAACTTT GTGTTGGTGGAGGGAAATGGCGCTTCCAGAACTGCAATTCTCAATAGACCCTCTGTGCTTAATGCCCTTAACACTTCAATT GGGGCTAGGTTACAAAAGCTGTACTCAAGTTGGGAGGATGATCCTGATATCGGGATTGTGCAATTGAAG GGCAGAGGCAGGGCATTTTGTGCTGGTGGTGATATTGTAGCTCTTTATAATGTGATACGCCAAG GGAATATTGAACAGGGTAAAGAATTCTTTTGGACAATATACAATTTCATTTATATGCTTGGTACATACTTGAAACCACAT CATGCATTGATGTTGATGCAGGTTGCACTATTACATGGAATTACTATGGGTGGTGGAGCTGGAGTCTCAATTCCTGGAACATTCCGAGTCGCAACTGATAAAACT GTTTTTGCTACACCTGAAACATTAATTGGTTTCCACCCGGATGCTGGAGCATCTTTTTACCTCTCACATCTGCCTGGTTATTTAG GAGAGTACTTGGCCCTCACTGGAGACAAACTCAACGGAGTGGAAATGCTATCCTGTGGGCTTGCTACACACTATTCACTAGCTGCC AAGCTTCCTTTAATTGAGGAACAACTTGGAAGCTTGACTACTGATGATCCGTCTGTCATCGAAGGTTCTCTGCAAAACTTTGGAGACCTTGTCCACCCAGATCCAACAAGTGTGGTTCACTG GATTGAAACACTTGATAAATGCTTCGGCCACGACACAGTCGAGGAAATTATTGATGCTTTG GAAAGTGAGGCTAGTAGAACAAAAGACGTGTGGTCTACTTCAACATTGAAGAAACTCAAAGATACCTCACCATTGAGCTTGAAAGTTTCCTTGAGATCC ATACGAGAAGGTAGATTTCAAACTCTTGATCAGTGCCTAATTCGTGAGTACAGAATGTCCCTACAAGGGATCTCTGGAAAGATTACCAGTGACTTTTGTGAG GGAGTTCGAGCACGATTAGTGGATAAAGATTCTATGCCAAAG TGGAACCCGCCAAGCTTGGAGCTAGTGACTGCAGACATGGTAGACGAGTACTTTTCGCCCGTTACTGCTCTTGAGCCTGATCTGGAGCTTCCAACAAAGCTGAGAGAGGCTTTTCTATAA
- the LOC140035231 gene encoding 3-hydroxyisobutyryl-CoA hydrolase-like protein 1, mitochondrial isoform X5 produces the protein MQRVKSASSVLSRYTANNNGGFISRLKRSLSSLSNSPLTDDQENFVLVEGNGASRTAILNRPSVLNALNTSIGARLQKLYSSWEDDPDIGIVQLKGRGRAFCAGGDIVALYNVIRQGNIEQGKEFFWTIYNFIYMLGTYLKPHVALLHGITMGGGAGVSIPGTFRVATDKTVFATPETLIGFHPDAGASFYLSHLPGYLGEYLALTGDKLNGVEMLSCGLATHYSLAAKLPLIEEQLGSLTTDDPSVIEGSLQNFGDLVHPDPTSVVHWIETLDKCFGHDTVEEIIDALESEASRTKDVWSTSTLKKLKDTSPLSLKVSLRSIREGRFQTLDQCLIREYRMSLQGISGKITSDFCEGVRARLVDKDSMPKWNPPSLELVTADMVDEYFSPVTALEPDLELPTKLREAFL, from the exons ATGCAACGAGTGAAATCTGCCTCATCTGTTTTAAGCCGTTATACAGCAAATAATAATGGTGGCTTTATCTCCAGGCTAAAACGAAGCCTTTCTTCTCTGTCCAACAGTCCCCTCACCGATGATCAGGAAAACTTT GTGTTGGTGGAGGGAAATGGCGCTTCCAGAACTGCAATTCTCAATAGACCCTCTGTGCTTAATGCCCTTAACACTTCAATT GGGGCTAGGTTACAAAAGCTGTACTCAAGTTGGGAGGATGATCCTGATATCGGGATTGTGCAATTGAAG GGCAGAGGCAGGGCATTTTGTGCTGGTGGTGATATTGTAGCTCTTTATAATGTGATACGCCAAG GGAATATTGAACAGGGTAAAGAATTCTTTTGGACAATATACAATTTCATTTATATGCTTGGTACATACTTGAAACCACAT GTTGCACTATTACATGGAATTACTATGGGTGGTGGAGCTGGAGTCTCAATTCCTGGAACATTCCGAGTCGCAACTGATAAAACT GTTTTTGCTACACCTGAAACATTAATTGGTTTCCACCCGGATGCTGGAGCATCTTTTTACCTCTCACATCTGCCTGGTTATTTAG GAGAGTACTTGGCCCTCACTGGAGACAAACTCAACGGAGTGGAAATGCTATCCTGTGGGCTTGCTACACACTATTCACTAGCTGCC AAGCTTCCTTTAATTGAGGAACAACTTGGAAGCTTGACTACTGATGATCCGTCTGTCATCGAAGGTTCTCTGCAAAACTTTGGAGACCTTGTCCACCCAGATCCAACAAGTGTGGTTCACTG GATTGAAACACTTGATAAATGCTTCGGCCACGACACAGTCGAGGAAATTATTGATGCTTTG GAAAGTGAGGCTAGTAGAACAAAAGACGTGTGGTCTACTTCAACATTGAAGAAACTCAAAGATACCTCACCATTGAGCTTGAAAGTTTCCTTGAGATCC ATACGAGAAGGTAGATTTCAAACTCTTGATCAGTGCCTAATTCGTGAGTACAGAATGTCCCTACAAGGGATCTCTGGAAAGATTACCAGTGACTTTTGTGAG GGAGTTCGAGCACGATTAGTGGATAAAGATTCTATGCCAAAG TGGAACCCGCCAAGCTTGGAGCTAGTGACTGCAGACATGGTAGACGAGTACTTTTCGCCCGTTACTGCTCTTGAGCCTGATCTGGAGCTTCCAACAAAGCTGAGAGAGGCTTTTCTATAA
- the LOC140035231 gene encoding 3-hydroxyisobutyryl-CoA hydrolase-like protein 1, mitochondrial isoform X1, with translation MQRVKSASSVLSRYTANNNGGFISRLKRSLSSLSNSPLTDDQENFVLVEGNGASRTAILNRPSVLNALNTSIGARLQKLYSSWEDDPDIGIVQLKGRGRAFCAGGDIVALYNVIRQGNIEQGKEFFWTIYNFIYMLGTYLKPHHALMLMQVALLHGITMGGGAGVSIPGTFRVATDKTVFATPETLIGFHPDAGASFYLSHLPGYLGEYLALTGDKLNGVEMLSCGLATHYSLAAKLPLIEEQLGSLTTDDPSVIEGSLQNFGDLVHPDPTSVVHWIETLDKCFGHDTVEEIIDALESEASRTKDVWSTSTLKKLKDTSPLSLKVSLRSIREGRFQTLDQCLIREYRMSLQGISGKITSDFCEGVRARLVDKDSMPKFNHKWLLVQYSFSLHLIFRDAQWNPPSLELVTADMVDEYFSPVTALEPDLELPTKLREAFL, from the exons ATGCAACGAGTGAAATCTGCCTCATCTGTTTTAAGCCGTTATACAGCAAATAATAATGGTGGCTTTATCTCCAGGCTAAAACGAAGCCTTTCTTCTCTGTCCAACAGTCCCCTCACCGATGATCAGGAAAACTTT GTGTTGGTGGAGGGAAATGGCGCTTCCAGAACTGCAATTCTCAATAGACCCTCTGTGCTTAATGCCCTTAACACTTCAATT GGGGCTAGGTTACAAAAGCTGTACTCAAGTTGGGAGGATGATCCTGATATCGGGATTGTGCAATTGAAG GGCAGAGGCAGGGCATTTTGTGCTGGTGGTGATATTGTAGCTCTTTATAATGTGATACGCCAAG GGAATATTGAACAGGGTAAAGAATTCTTTTGGACAATATACAATTTCATTTATATGCTTGGTACATACTTGAAACCACAT CATGCATTGATGTTGATGCAGGTTGCACTATTACATGGAATTACTATGGGTGGTGGAGCTGGAGTCTCAATTCCTGGAACATTCCGAGTCGCAACTGATAAAACT GTTTTTGCTACACCTGAAACATTAATTGGTTTCCACCCGGATGCTGGAGCATCTTTTTACCTCTCACATCTGCCTGGTTATTTAG GAGAGTACTTGGCCCTCACTGGAGACAAACTCAACGGAGTGGAAATGCTATCCTGTGGGCTTGCTACACACTATTCACTAGCTGCC AAGCTTCCTTTAATTGAGGAACAACTTGGAAGCTTGACTACTGATGATCCGTCTGTCATCGAAGGTTCTCTGCAAAACTTTGGAGACCTTGTCCACCCAGATCCAACAAGTGTGGTTCACTG GATTGAAACACTTGATAAATGCTTCGGCCACGACACAGTCGAGGAAATTATTGATGCTTTG GAAAGTGAGGCTAGTAGAACAAAAGACGTGTGGTCTACTTCAACATTGAAGAAACTCAAAGATACCTCACCATTGAGCTTGAAAGTTTCCTTGAGATCC ATACGAGAAGGTAGATTTCAAACTCTTGATCAGTGCCTAATTCGTGAGTACAGAATGTCCCTACAAGGGATCTCTGGAAAGATTACCAGTGACTTTTGTGAG GGAGTTCGAGCACGATTAGTGGATAAAGATTCTATGCCAAAG TTCAATCATAAATGGCTGTTGGTACAATATTCCTTCAGTTTACACTTGATATTTCGCGACGCACAGTGGAACCCGCCAAGCTTGGAGCTAGTGACTGCAGACATGGTAGACGAGTACTTTTCGCCCGTTACTGCTCTTGAGCCTGATCTGGAGCTTCCAACAAAGCTGAGAGAGGCTTTTCTATAA
- the LOC140035231 gene encoding 3-hydroxyisobutyryl-CoA hydrolase-like protein 1, mitochondrial isoform X2, with amino-acid sequence MQRVKSASSVLSRYTANNNGGFISRLKRSLSSLSNSPLTDDQENFVLVEGNGASRTAILNRPSVLNALNTSIGARLQKLYSSWEDDPDIGIVQLKGRGRAFCAGGDIVALYNVIRQGNIEQGKEFFWTIYNFIYMLGTYLKPHVALLHGITMGGGAGVSIPGTFRVATDKTVFATPETLIGFHPDAGASFYLSHLPGYLGEYLALTGDKLNGVEMLSCGLATHYSLAAKLPLIEEQLGSLTTDDPSVIEGSLQNFGDLVHPDPTSVVHWIETLDKCFGHDTVEEIIDALESEASRTKDVWSTSTLKKLKDTSPLSLKVSLRSIREGRFQTLDQCLIREYRMSLQGISGKITSDFCEGVRARLVDKDSMPKFNHKWLLVQYSFSLHLIFRDAQWNPPSLELVTADMVDEYFSPVTALEPDLELPTKLREAFL; translated from the exons ATGCAACGAGTGAAATCTGCCTCATCTGTTTTAAGCCGTTATACAGCAAATAATAATGGTGGCTTTATCTCCAGGCTAAAACGAAGCCTTTCTTCTCTGTCCAACAGTCCCCTCACCGATGATCAGGAAAACTTT GTGTTGGTGGAGGGAAATGGCGCTTCCAGAACTGCAATTCTCAATAGACCCTCTGTGCTTAATGCCCTTAACACTTCAATT GGGGCTAGGTTACAAAAGCTGTACTCAAGTTGGGAGGATGATCCTGATATCGGGATTGTGCAATTGAAG GGCAGAGGCAGGGCATTTTGTGCTGGTGGTGATATTGTAGCTCTTTATAATGTGATACGCCAAG GGAATATTGAACAGGGTAAAGAATTCTTTTGGACAATATACAATTTCATTTATATGCTTGGTACATACTTGAAACCACAT GTTGCACTATTACATGGAATTACTATGGGTGGTGGAGCTGGAGTCTCAATTCCTGGAACATTCCGAGTCGCAACTGATAAAACT GTTTTTGCTACACCTGAAACATTAATTGGTTTCCACCCGGATGCTGGAGCATCTTTTTACCTCTCACATCTGCCTGGTTATTTAG GAGAGTACTTGGCCCTCACTGGAGACAAACTCAACGGAGTGGAAATGCTATCCTGTGGGCTTGCTACACACTATTCACTAGCTGCC AAGCTTCCTTTAATTGAGGAACAACTTGGAAGCTTGACTACTGATGATCCGTCTGTCATCGAAGGTTCTCTGCAAAACTTTGGAGACCTTGTCCACCCAGATCCAACAAGTGTGGTTCACTG GATTGAAACACTTGATAAATGCTTCGGCCACGACACAGTCGAGGAAATTATTGATGCTTTG GAAAGTGAGGCTAGTAGAACAAAAGACGTGTGGTCTACTTCAACATTGAAGAAACTCAAAGATACCTCACCATTGAGCTTGAAAGTTTCCTTGAGATCC ATACGAGAAGGTAGATTTCAAACTCTTGATCAGTGCCTAATTCGTGAGTACAGAATGTCCCTACAAGGGATCTCTGGAAAGATTACCAGTGACTTTTGTGAG GGAGTTCGAGCACGATTAGTGGATAAAGATTCTATGCCAAAG TTCAATCATAAATGGCTGTTGGTACAATATTCCTTCAGTTTACACTTGATATTTCGCGACGCACAGTGGAACCCGCCAAGCTTGGAGCTAGTGACTGCAGACATGGTAGACGAGTACTTTTCGCCCGTTACTGCTCTTGAGCCTGATCTGGAGCTTCCAACAAAGCTGAGAGAGGCTTTTCTATAA
- the LOC140035231 gene encoding 3-hydroxyisobutyryl-CoA hydrolase-like protein 1, mitochondrial isoform X4, giving the protein MQRVKSASSVLSRYTANNNGGFISRLKRSLSSLSNSPLTDDQENFVLVEGNGASRTAILNRPSVLNALNTSIGARLQKLYSSWEDDPDIGIVQLKGRGRAFCAGGDIVALYNVIRQGNIEQGKEFFWTIYNFIYMLGTYLKPHHALMLMQVALLHGITMGGGAGVSIPGTFRVATDKTVFATPETLIGFHPDAGASFYLSHLPGYLGEYLALTGDKLNGVEMLSCGLATHYSLAAKLPLIEEQLGSLTTDDPSVIEGSLQNFGDLVHPDPTSVVHWIETLDKCFGHDTVEEIIDALESEASRTKDVWSTSTLKKLKDTSPLSLKVSLRSIREGRFQTLDQCLIREYRMSLQGISGKITSDFCEGVRARLVDKDSMPKFTLDISRRTVEPAKLGASDCRHGRRVLFARYCS; this is encoded by the exons ATGCAACGAGTGAAATCTGCCTCATCTGTTTTAAGCCGTTATACAGCAAATAATAATGGTGGCTTTATCTCCAGGCTAAAACGAAGCCTTTCTTCTCTGTCCAACAGTCCCCTCACCGATGATCAGGAAAACTTT GTGTTGGTGGAGGGAAATGGCGCTTCCAGAACTGCAATTCTCAATAGACCCTCTGTGCTTAATGCCCTTAACACTTCAATT GGGGCTAGGTTACAAAAGCTGTACTCAAGTTGGGAGGATGATCCTGATATCGGGATTGTGCAATTGAAG GGCAGAGGCAGGGCATTTTGTGCTGGTGGTGATATTGTAGCTCTTTATAATGTGATACGCCAAG GGAATATTGAACAGGGTAAAGAATTCTTTTGGACAATATACAATTTCATTTATATGCTTGGTACATACTTGAAACCACAT CATGCATTGATGTTGATGCAGGTTGCACTATTACATGGAATTACTATGGGTGGTGGAGCTGGAGTCTCAATTCCTGGAACATTCCGAGTCGCAACTGATAAAACT GTTTTTGCTACACCTGAAACATTAATTGGTTTCCACCCGGATGCTGGAGCATCTTTTTACCTCTCACATCTGCCTGGTTATTTAG GAGAGTACTTGGCCCTCACTGGAGACAAACTCAACGGAGTGGAAATGCTATCCTGTGGGCTTGCTACACACTATTCACTAGCTGCC AAGCTTCCTTTAATTGAGGAACAACTTGGAAGCTTGACTACTGATGATCCGTCTGTCATCGAAGGTTCTCTGCAAAACTTTGGAGACCTTGTCCACCCAGATCCAACAAGTGTGGTTCACTG GATTGAAACACTTGATAAATGCTTCGGCCACGACACAGTCGAGGAAATTATTGATGCTTTG GAAAGTGAGGCTAGTAGAACAAAAGACGTGTGGTCTACTTCAACATTGAAGAAACTCAAAGATACCTCACCATTGAGCTTGAAAGTTTCCTTGAGATCC ATACGAGAAGGTAGATTTCAAACTCTTGATCAGTGCCTAATTCGTGAGTACAGAATGTCCCTACAAGGGATCTCTGGAAAGATTACCAGTGACTTTTGTGAG GGAGTTCGAGCACGATTAGTGGATAAAGATTCTATGCCAAAG TTTACACTTGATATTTCGCGACGCACAGTGGAACCCGCCAAGCTTGGAGCTAGTGACTGCAGACATGGTAGACGAGTACTTTTCGCCCGTTACTGCTCTTGA
- the LOC140035232 gene encoding malate dehydrogenase, cytoplasmic-like, whose amino-acid sequence MEYLAAIEKSLFLLGCAYLSWKIIRYIWGLAKIKKEPVKVLVSGAAGQIGYALVPLIGRGAMLGPDQPVIIHLLDIEPAVLSLKAVTMELTDAAFPLVKGIVSTTKAAEACKGVKIAIMVGGFPRKEGMERKDVMSRNVSIYKGHASALKRFAAPGCKVLVVANPANTNALILKQFAPSIPEKNISCLTRLDHNRALGQISERLKVHVGDVKNVIIWGNHSSTQYPDANHATVNTGKGWKPVREVVPDDQWLSTEFITTVQQRGAEILKARKLSSALSAASAACDHIHDWVLGTPKGTWVSMGVCSDGSYGIPPGLIYSFPVTCKKGEWSIVQGLEIDAFSKAKMEASAKELIEERELADSCLN is encoded by the exons ATGGAGTATTTGGCAGCAATAGAGAAATCTCTGTTTCTTTTGGGTTGTGCATACTTGTCATGGAAGATCATTAGATACATATGGGGCCTCgcgaaaataaaaaaggaaccTGTAAAAGTTTTGGTATCTGGTGCTGCAG GCCAAATAGGTTATGCTCTGGTTCCATTGATTGGTAGAGGGGCCATGCTAGGTCCCGATCAGCCGGTAATCATACACTTGCTTGATATTGAACCAGCAGTTCTGTCCTTGAAGGCTGTAACCATGGAATTGACTGATGCAGCCTTTCCTCTTGTTAAAG GGATTGTTTCTACTACCAAGGCTGCTGAAGCTTGCAAAGGTGTTAAAATAGCAATCATGGTTGGTGGATTCCCACGAAAGGAAGGAATGGAGAGGAAGGATGTAATGTCCAGAAACGTATCGATTTATAAAGGACACGCTTCGGCTTTAAAGCGGTTCGCTGCCCCAGGCTGCAAG GTGCTGGTGGTTGCAAATCCAGCCAACACCAATGCACTGATTTTGAAACAATTTGCACCTTCGATCCCGGAGAAAAACATCAGCTGCCTCACCAGACTTGATCACAACAGGGCTCTAGGTCAGATTTCAGAGAGGCTAAAAGTCCACGTTGGGGATGTAAAGAACGTGATCATTTGGGGGAATCATTCCTCAACTCAGTATCCAGACGCCAATCACGCGACTGTAAACACCGGCAAGGGGTGGAAGCCTGTCAGGGAAGTTGTGCCTGATGATCAATG GCTGAGTACGGAGTTCATCACGACAGTGCAGCAGCGTGGAGCAGAAATCCTTAAAGCCAGAAAGCTGTCCAGTGCGCTATCTGCTGCAAGCGCTGCTTGTGATCATATCCATGACTGGGTTCTTGGAACTCCAAAG GGGACTTGGGTATCCATGGGAGTTTGCTCGGATGGATCTTATGGCATCCCACCTGGCCTCATATACTCCTTTCCCGTAACCTGTAAGAAAGGAGAATGGTCAATCGTGCAAG GTTTGGAGATTGATGCATTTTCGAAGGCAAAGATGGAAGCAAGTGCAAAAGAATTGATCGAGGAAAGAGAACTGGCAGATTCGTGTCTCAATTGA
- the LOC140004226 gene encoding uncharacterized protein, giving the protein MGESMKQFQDGLIEVEIEAENFLLARHQLVENDRLRNGNREALTALRKRARTTKTSIPSPFESIMREIESRPLVKEICGTCGNHDGKENTWLMFPGTDVFAGIPFHAAHAILDKDQAGLDFEAKKLQSYIKEKSFWISEKGVLADKISPGVLRSLVTLTDQTKDQEKE; this is encoded by the exons ATGGGTGAATCCATGAAGCAATTTCAGGATGGTCTGATTGAGGTTGAGATTGaagctgaaaattttttgtTAGCCCGACACCAA TTAGTTGAAAACGATAGATTGAGGAATGGCAACAGGGAAGCATTGACAGCACTAAGGAAAAGGGCTAGGACAACCAAAACAAGTATCCCTTCTCCTTTTGAGTCAATAATGAGGGAGATTGAATCAAGGCCATTGGTGAAAGAAATTTGTGGAACATGTGGTAACCATGATGGCAAAGAGAATACATGGTTGATGTTTCCAGGAACTGACGTTTTTGCTGGTATACCATTTCATGCTGCTCATGCCATTTTGGATAAAG ATCAAGCTGGGTTAGATTTTGAAGCTAAAAAACTTCAAAGTTACATCAAGGAGaagtccttctggatttctgaAAAAGGAGTTCTTGCTGACAAGATCAGTCCGGGTGTTCTTAGGTCTCTTGTTACTCTAACAGATCAGACAAA GGATCAGGAAAAGGAGTAA